The genomic interval ACCATTGGTTCCATTAAACCCAATGAAGAATTGTCTGAATATCTGAATTATCTGAGTACCAGTTCTGATAATGTACATCCTTTCACAATTTCCCATTTTATAATGGCTACATCCAACATGATATTGCCCCATGTCAAGCTCAAACTGGTTCCATGAACAAGTTCACTATATGCCAGTGACCTCTCTAGTCTCTAGTTCTCCCCAGTCTCCAGTACTCCCCGGTTCTAACCGTAATTCTACCATGTTCTTCTAGAAATAATTAACAACGCCTCTCGTTTAGAGCTATCGAATTATCAGAAACTGTCTGTTGGGCTGTTGGGGAAATAGAACAGTGCATAATGAGCCATGAAAATAACACTTCCACACTGTGAATTCTAAACATCAGGATGAGAGAGAAACATGATCTGTTCTCGAGATGTCTTCACATAGAAAACATTGGCTGAAGATCCTCTGAGATGGCCAAAATGGCCTCGGCGTTaggacaaaaccagacatggcCTGCAATCCTCTCACTGCATGAGTAAATCACAGTGCAGATCACGTGGTGAATGAAGAGAGCCTGCAAATGACAGCAGATGGGGATGATAAGATGCTTGACTGTGAGTCGTCAATGGAGGAGCCACTTACAGCAAAACAGGcaggtttttctttcttgttttctgcaCTTAATTATAATGTCACAAGACAATAAATTAGGCATCAATTTCTCACAATTTTGCAagatatataaacacaccatGGTTATGCTTCACCATCCACATTTGAGAACCACACTCATTTATTTAACAGGCACATCCAGAGTGAGTCTCGCTTTCTGTTAAACATAAATAGGAGTCTAAGTTGTAGACTACATGCCAGGCTCGGCTCTGTCAATAACTCAAGTAAATAGTTATTGACAGAAATGCTTTGTGTACTGAAATCCCTGAggtatttttaaaatcttggTCTTTTCTTCCATAgcagagtattttaacatcttGTGTAGGCTTCTTTTGAAAAGAactttaataactaaaataaattacagaatATTTTAAGAGATGTAACGTAAGTACATGCTATACTATCTCCAAAATTTAATGCACAGGAAAACAggaatgattttgtgtgtgtgtgccctgtgatgggttggcactccgtccagggtgtatcctgccttgatgcccgatgacgcctgagataggcacaggctccccgtgacccgaggtagttcggacaagtggtagaagatgaatgaatgaatgaatatatatatatatatatatatatatatatatatatatatatatatatatatatatatatatatatatagagagagagagagagatagatagatagatagatagaagtgTGTATGCTTCACTTTTAACCCGAATAGATTTAGCACTTTGTCTATATTTGATAAGAtaactgtattatttaattaaatttggtGCTAAATCCATTCAGGTTTAAGATGAGAGTGCAATATTTTTGTATCGTTTTTAACATGAtggcaacaataataataataataatagtaataatgataataatagtagtagtagtagtaataataataataataataataataataataatatgaaataataataataataggccccggataagcggtagaagatggatggatggatggatggataataataataataaaaagtcataataataataataataataataataataataataataataataatatacagatcCATTACTTGTGTAAACTTATAACAGTCACAACAAGACTGTCCCACTTTTATTATCCAAACAAAGGACTAAacaatttaattacaaaaagGAACCTATGTGGATCAGTGGGGCATCTGGTAAATAGCCAGTGGCTTCGTGCTGTCATGTAGCACCAGCTAGCTACAAGCTAACCAGCTGTCATTATTTAGACACATAGAGATGacgtttaattaattaaataatcaaatacTGGCTTTGTCTGAAAAGcccaaaatacaaaatagaataaaactcTACCTGCAGAGATAATGAGTGATCTCACAGCTAGCAGGCTAAGTCATGTGAGCTAGCTGAGTTAGCATCACTAACGGTTTACAGCACCGCTCCTGTCAGGTGTAACGATACACTACGGGACAAATTTGTCACGATTTTACTCCTAGACTTAAATTCTGTAATGAGTGATGATGTGGTCATCAATGTTTCTGATATATATCAAGGTCACCTGGATCCATTGCTTGGCTGTCACCGACCCCAAACACCGGTTCGTCTCCGGATAACGGGCTGCCATCCTCGGCCTCAGCCAGGCTGCTCGCCCCGTCGGCTGCCGCCTCCATCCCTGGTCCTAAAGCCGAAAGCGCGTGAGCTCGTGCCGCTGTCCTGCAGTCTTACCGGACTGTGACTGTTAGCAGCGCGAGCGCATAGTGAAACGAGCTGGATGTGACCACGCGCTCTACTCGTTTCTTCTGCACTGCCATGTAGCGCTTTCAGGCTTTTTCTTTGAATCAGATTCCTGTAATAAGTAGCGTGAAGAAAACACCGAATATTCGTCTGATGCTTGGTGAACAGTGCTCTCTATTGGCCGCATATTAcaaacgcgcgcacacacacacacagagacacaaggagacacacagacacacacacagacagacacgcacaaacacacacaaacacacacacacacacacacacgtggctTCTTTCTGATAGGGGTCTCATGGCCTATTTCTCCATTCATCTGATTGTGGTAGCAGACTGTGTTTACAGCTAAAATGTAGTACAgtagattaaaggtggggtctccgatgtttgagaaatgcttcagaaaactgagtcgggacgacaaactaaacaaaaacaaaactgacgtgtagccaatgagcacaaaggggcatgtcttgtcaatatgggcagagagagtgttcagtgggcatgtgtgacattagcagaaagcggttttaacattgacatggaggataaaaacaaagaaagaaagtgaagaaaggcttacgataaggcaagaagtaggacccgtgttaataaaggatcagctttccagcgctggagagaactgaaggagcgggaagttggcacatattcacagattggagtttcccgagtcaataactcctgagataaacgctgttactacacaaataacacctcttttctatcaaaGTAATGTAgcgaggcagctacaaccgcattttgtgtagtaacagcgttactagtataaaatgtataaaaatattcagaGGACAGGAGgggaaaagaaagagggagCCATCATGAGAAAACCACCTTCATAGGTATTTCTGTGCTACAGGGAATAAGGGACTCGGGGCACAGGGCAGGGGTGACCCTGGAAAGGCTacgttcaacacacacacattatatatattcagTACATCTGTTCACCTGCTCATTTTCACCTGCAGACTTCATTCCAGATTTCACTGTTTTCAACTTCTATCTCAGTAACTTGTACAGTATAAGCACTTTACAACCATGGTAAGCAGAAAAACATATCTGCTTATTGAACCTCGGACGAGACACAACAACAGAAGTTCACACTTGGTTCCACTCCTGTgagccaagaacagaaatctgaggcgaacatgggaaaaaaaaatctgaggaaTCAGGAAGAATCATCTGATCTTTTCTCAGTCTTCAGTTGACTAGCTCAGTTGAGTCTGTGCCAATGATAGCCTCAGACTCTTGACTAGTAATGCTCTTCCAGACTCAGGAAGAATTGTTTTCATACAATAGTATCATCGAAATCACCCATTGGAATTACTCTTCTTGCTGGCCAGTGTGGGAATATAAAGGTAAGTAAAAAGGTTTGAATTTGCTAAACGTTAGCTACATAGAGATGGATATGACAGCCTTGGAAACTTTCCATGTagtaatacattattgtttatcATGAGTGATTggatatttctttattttctattatagtATGAATTAATCAATTAAACCTCCAGTGTAACTACTGTTGCACTGATTAACAGTAAGTCAATATTCCATTTTTTATATACCAAATGAAgttgtacttttatttttaattgtaactcttttttttaattgtaaaattaaatctaatttaattgTAAACAAGTTACCAAAACATTTATCTGAATTCTGTGCTTTAGTAGCATATGTGATGCTTATATGAAACAGGGGAATAACAAACATTCAAAATTCTGGTGAAAAGTGATATTAAGACCTCATTCACTTTATTCAGAGCGGATAAGAGATTCAATATGTAATAGCATTTGatacattattaaattaaaaagaaagaatgggGTTCCTTTCCACTTGACCGTCTGTGCGATGGTGATCTTCCCATGAAGAATCGCACGCCAAATGCATCAGGATTGTCCATTCCACAGGGTGGGTTTCAAGACAAACCGTCATAAATACATGGGATGACACCACTGACTGCCAGCAGGCCACAGGAGAGGATTGGGAAAGGGAATGGAAGACTAAGAGGATATCAAGCTTAAGAAATGAAATGCAGGGTTTACAAATATTTCAGGACATCAGCTTCTATATCCTGAAAAACAGAGACATAAGATAGATATATAATAGAtagtcaaatatatatataagacttCATATAATATCATCACaattcttgtctgtttttgacACATAAACTAATATCATACTGTATTGAAAAATGACTGCATGAGTTCAAAAAACAGAGCTACAAGTAGGTTCCTGAGTAAGAACTTCCTCAATGCTGTCTTCAATCTTCAATGCTGCCTAAAATAAGGAACATTAGTAGACGGTCTCGTTCCTGATCATGCAAATACTACCTATCCCAGTGCTCCATATCCATATGTCCCCTGACTGGTGTCTATCATGTGTTAGAGGGAGAGCTGAATTGGGAATGAAATAGATTTCTGTCGTTGCCTTGAGGTAGATAGCTTCTGTCTCAAAAGATTTTTGCAAATGTTGTCCATGAAAGTCAGAACATATTCCACTTACAATTGGATCTTTTATTGGCGAGTATCTCTTCACAACCTTGCCTTGTCGGTCAATAAGGAACTGCACAAATCACACATTAGACATTAGTGTCAACATATCCTCTAAACCAAAAGAGCATTTAAGGCAAGAATCTACAAATGAATTTCACTGACAACAGTTAGTCATATTAAACTAGGAATAGCTGTGGACCTGCTTATTTATCTAATCAACACAATACCTAAAATCATTCAGATACAAGTCAAGAGTTTTAGTTACTGTACAATAGCATACATTCTGCATAAGctttagagactgttgtgtgtgttcagtagatCGGCAGTTCAGTCCATCAGGAAATAAACCTGATGGATCTATATAATTCTTAACTACAGCATAAGAGAAAACTTGTTAGGGTCTTACAAATGCCTCATTAGCATGATCATTTGTAGTGTAGTCACAATTGTTAAAAGAGGAAGATTGTGAGTCACAGAATAGCAGTCACACTGTCCTGCAATTTAGGCAAATCAAATAGGCAGATACCTTGGTGAAATTCCACTTGATTGAactgagaaaacacaaaaaaacatattttagcCACTATTTTAGCCACTAAAGTATAGTACATTCATTACACAGTGTCAGTCTGGAAGTGAAGAACAAAACTTGTTCCAGTATTTAATGTGTGGTGTAGTGACGTGGTCTGTAATGTCTTCCCATTTCCATTGCTCTAAGGATGTGCAGATTTGAGCAATACTGAGCGGACTAACTGAGCTAATGATAGTAATTTCCGATTTATCACATACAACTCATCTAGCCTACTTAAAGCTGGTTCCTCCTTGAAAcaacaaatatacagtaaaacctTGTCCCTTGTCTCTCTACGTATTAGTATGGAAAATATGTCAGAAAAGTGCTGACTTACTTTCCTAGAAATCCTTCACCATTCGGTTGCTCCTTTAACCACTTCCACAGGCTATGAGCTTCTGGTCCGTTTACGTTGATCTTGCTGAATAAGTCAAATTGCACATTGAAGGATTTGGCATATTGTTTGATCTGTTCATTTGTACCAGGTTCCTGAttaatagagagagaaaaaattgTCATTAGCTTCTAAGCAATAAATAGCATTAATAGGCACATAAACATATTCCTCATTTTAAGCCAATaagtgttttattactattttacttATAAGGCTTGAAGACtacaaaattaagaaaaaaaagcatttgaagTATTTATAAACTCATCATACCTGGTTGGCAAACTGGTTGCATGGGAAAGCTAGGATGGATAAACCTCTCTCAGCATACTTGGCGTGCATCTGTGCAAACTGAGAGTAGTTTACTGGGGCTTTGCCTCAATTGGTGGCAACGTTGGTGATGATAACCACCTgacctctatatatatatatattaaatatagccAGTTAgagaaaataatgtgaaaagGAGCTAGTAtgctttttctttgtctttttgtatGTTAACATGTCACCTACTTGTATTTTTCCAGAGACACTTTGTTGCCATCAATATCTGTGGCAGTGAACTCATACATAGACGTGGCTGTTTTCCATTCCTCCACCTGTGCAGACTTGGGAAGAAAAGGATCATTAGTGACCTCCTAGATACTTTTCAATATTATTGGTATAACTTTTAGCAAAATTGCTTACCATTGTTTGCAACAGgatggagaaaaggagagaggacGATAGGAGCCGCATGGCTGCCTTTCAAAAGCTACTGAACCAACAGACTCGTCGCTCTTTCCCTTTCAGATACCGAACACTACACAATCTTATCACAGTGTGATGCTTTGTGCAGAGAACAGAATGCACCCTGAACCCAGGGCACTGGTTACAGCCtgacacaagcacaaacagcTGATTAGAGCAGAGTGATAGCAGCTAAATGTCCTTTTCACTTACAGCACCACAAAACAACCcagttctacacacacacagtattttatttaaatagccCACACTATTAATTGAGTGCAAAAGTTAAAAACGGTAACTGCGTAATGATTTTATTATGTTGGTGTAACCTGAAAAAATAACATAtttggtatgtgtgtgcgtgcgtgtttgtgtgtatgtgtgtgcgtaagagagagagatagagggagagaaaaatggggtaatattttattttgtggtaaatatttttgcatttacCTGGATGTGGCTACAGTAATACCAGAACTATATAATATGAACACACGGCAGTTACTTTggggaagtggtggctcaagcggttatgGCTCTGGTTTGTTCatcggaggattggggttcaagctccagcactgagaagctgccactgttgggcccttgagcaaggccctcaaccctccctgctccaggggcactgtatcatagctgcccttgcactctgaccccaacctcctcagttgggatatgtgaagaaaagaattccactgtgctgtaatgtatatgtggtgataataaagacttctatactatactacattgCTACACAtccaaatgattaaaatgatttctaTCTGTAGGATTATATGAATACCATGATCCTCTCCTTTAAATAAACTCTCATGTCTGAGATCAGGTTAATCACAGCATACAATAAGGTATGTGTGAGATGATCTGGGAAAACATGCTAGATGTCACTGtggatgaattttaaaaaacagtcaaaaaaaaactgtggacatttaaaatgtatttacatgCTGGGTAAAGGTGGAAGATGATGGTTTCACAGACTTCTTTCACATATTGTCACAAGAGTTTTCCATTACCACTTTTGCCTCtgtcttgctcattagagataaatttacacattttaaatttatattctgaatttacatatttctctaaagctgctttctgACAATGTCCATAAGCTTTCCACATGCCCTGCTGAGAAGAACACAGGTTTCAAGATCCCTGATTTGTTCAGAACCTAAACAGACTTACTGAACTGCTCCCATAAAGGCACCAACCCTACACCTTCGCATGTTTTTTAGAGCCAATTTTGCCATGTTCCAGGAGTACAAACCCGTCTgaccaaaaaatgttttttcctcttGAAAAGGTTCTACAAAAACTTATTCAAAAGGAAGACAGTAGCTTCCATCTTATTTCATTCGCATGCTTATGTCAATTCTTCATGTCAGTGGATCTACCTTCCCAACAGGCAAAAATCACAGATCCTTTGCTTTCAATTACAAGCAATCACATTCAGTGTTGTAGACGTCTGCCTCTTCCTAGTCCAGTGAATATTATTAAGAACAATGTGTGCAATCCTGTAACCTCTGGTGGCCAGGCGCCTCATGATACTACTGTAACTGGATCACTAGCTCTTACATGCCACCAGCCTAGAGCAGACTATTCAGTATAGATCCACCCTCAGCCAGAGAAAAGGGCTCTTTAAAACTTCTGTGTTTCCTCAGGTATAGAACCCTGGCATGTATTGGTGGGAAGGAGAAGTAGGAAGGCAGCTGACTCTACATGTGATACTCCTCAACTGTGACCACCCATGATTAGCTTCAATAAGAGCAACTAAGCTAGCAAGAGTACTCACTGGGGCTCATACACATGTTATGTTCATTCCAAAAGGAACAAGACATCATCTATCCATCACTGCCCATCACAATCCACCAGAAGCCCAGCCTGGGATCTCCCTACTGTGCTTGAGTCCCTGATGAACCCATGTAGTCCCAAGTCATTGTGACACtcacaaaataatttttgttgAGATTATTACTTTTGTTTCCTTTCCTTCTATTGCAATGGTATTTGATTTTACTCTGATTTATATAATAGAATACTGATGAGAGATTAcgggaaaaacacacaataacatgtATATCATCAATTGGGTGGCAGTAACCACGAACAGAGTTACACTGGGGCAATTATCAGTGCGCAGAGCAAGATGAGCTCATAATCCGAGTTAATGGAGAATGAGCAACTGTTGTTGTGCGTCGCTGATTTCTCtgtaatatttctaatatttccaGGTCAGTTACACACCTTTTATGTGACTACAGATGTTTATAAGTTAATATGAATCCCTAGTGATGTGCACTCTGTAAGCTAAAACTATGTCACATGTTTAAACAGTTAAAGATTAACAGTACGCAGTGGCGAAAATGGCGGCCGACGTCcgcatattgtttattttatttgttctttatgGCTCTGTGTGAgttatttcagtgtgtgtaaaacagctatgtgtgtagtgcaatgttaaaagtgttaaaggTTAATGTGAATGTACAACATAAGACTAATTATGGCTGCGGCTTTGCTTATGGGCGCACGTACGTTAATATTACAATGATAAAGATTCAGTTAATAGAACTTAAGTTATGAGacagatatttttattgttgaagTTTGAGTTCTTATAGAgtaaatgtaatacagtttAACTGCAAATGGGATTTATTCTGTTGTTTAAAGTGAACacttataaaatgtacagttattacaaaaatactctccaggctctcaagttttgaagacaggcaaccccccccctccaaaaaaaaataaaataaataaatttaatggggagttgttgtgtttggtaaggatcaatGACCGCAATTTAGGGTGTTTTCACATATAATTCGTTTTAAAAGAACCAAACCCAGTTCACTTAAAGTGAACCAGAAAAGGAACTAGCCGAATGTGACCTCAGTCCGTTTGGTGGTCAAGATATAgtggactcaaaagagaacccagTTCTCTTTTTGGTCCTCTTTAGTATTGAAGTGATCTCAGACCCTTTCGTGTTCATACCTCAACTTCATAAGAACTCAGAACCCAGAATTCTGTGCAGCAATGGATTTTGGGTATTTTGGGTTTTTATGTGTTGAGAATAGTTGGCGTTTAATGCCATCCTCTTTCCAAATATCAATAAGTGCACAGCTTTCTTCATAAGACCACATGAATCCGCGACCTGCCATGGCGaaaagttttgtgttttcagcagTCACAGTGACAGAACACGGCTGCAGGTATGGCAAGCCTCCAGGGACATTTGGTGAAACGAAACGCAAAGCGGACCAGGACCTCATTGCTTTCGCATATCACACACAAACGAACCCACAAACGATCCGGAGGTGGTCTGAGTACGGTTCGCTTCTGGGTCCTTTTAAGGGGTCTCAGATCACATGGTttgttcacatactgtatgcacactGAACCGCTCCGAGAGCGCTTGGAGGGCTCAAACGAACTAGGTGTGAAAACACc from Tachysurus vachellii isolate PV-2020 chromosome 1, HZAU_Pvac_v1, whole genome shotgun sequence carries:
- the gpx4a gene encoding glutathione peroxidase 4a, which codes for MRLLSSSLLFSILLQTMSAQVEEWKTATSMYEFTATDIDGNKVSLEKYKGQVVIITNVATNUGKAPVNYSQFAQMHAKYAERGLSILAFPCNQFANQEPGTNEQIKQYAKSFNVQFDLFSKINVNGPEAHSLWKWLKEQPNGEGFLGNSIKWNFTKFLIDRQGKVVKRYSPIKDPIDIEADVLKYL